A window from Balearica regulorum gibbericeps isolate bBalReg1 chromosome 1, bBalReg1.pri, whole genome shotgun sequence encodes these proteins:
- the TEX30 gene encoding testis-expressed protein 30 isoform X2: protein MNFPHLMSLAAYLASHGVLCLRFTCKGLNIAYRTKAFKTVVEFLKLSDDYKLSGVFLAGRSMGSRAAASVIRHLSQEDDDDFIQGLVCLSYPLHRPKLQSKLRDEDLLFIRCPVLFVSGSADEMCEKQLLEGVASKMKAPKKIHWIDKANHGMVVKGRTTDDVMEEINAQVFSWLRENIELEQK from the exons ATGAATTTCCCTCACTTAATGTCTTTGGCAGCCTATCTTGCATCCCATGGAGTTCTGTGCCTACGGTTTACTTGTAAAGGCCTTAACATTGCTTATAGGACTAAGGCCTTCAAAACAGTTGTG GAATTCTTAAAGCTTTCTGATGATTATAAACTTTCGGGCGTCTTCCTTGCAG GCCGTTCCATGGGCTCAcgagctgctgcctctgtgaTACGTCATCTTAGCCAGGAGGATGATGATGACTTCATTCAAGGTCTAGTATGTTTATCTTACCCATTACATCGACCAAAACTTCAGTCCAAGCTCCGGGATGAAGATTTATTATTCATCAGGTGTCCAGTGCTGTTTGTCTCAGGATCAGCAGATGAGATGTGTGAAAAA CAACTGCTAGAAGGTGTGGCAAGCAAAATGAAAGCCCCTAAAAAAATCCATTGGATTGATAAAGCAAACCACGGGATGGTAGTCAAAGGACGAACAACGGATGATGTcatggaagaaataaatgcacaaGTGTTTTCTTGGCTTAGAGAGAATATTGAACTGGAGCAGAAATGA
- the TEX30 gene encoding testis-expressed protein 30 isoform X1 has protein sequence MSGPAEVKVKIPFGNKYLDAIFSVPEKKSTYGVILTHGAGGDMNFPHLMSLAAYLASHGVLCLRFTCKGLNIAYRTKAFKTVVEFLKLSDDYKLSGVFLAGRSMGSRAAASVIRHLSQEDDDDFIQGLVCLSYPLHRPKLQSKLRDEDLLFIRCPVLFVSGSADEMCEKQLLEGVASKMKAPKKIHWIDKANHGMVVKGRTTDDVMEEINAQVFSWLRENIELEQK, from the exons ATGAGCGGGCCGGCAGAG GTTAAAGTGAAAATACCTTTTGGAAACAAATACCTTGATGCTATCTTTTCTGTCCCAGAGAAGAAATCAACATATGGAGTGATTCTTACCCATGGAGCTGGAGGAGATATGAATTTCCCTCACTTAATGTCTTTGGCAGCCTATCTTGCATCCCATGGAGTTCTGTGCCTACGGTTTACTTGTAAAGGCCTTAACATTGCTTATAGGACTAAGGCCTTCAAAACAGTTGTG GAATTCTTAAAGCTTTCTGATGATTATAAACTTTCGGGCGTCTTCCTTGCAG GCCGTTCCATGGGCTCAcgagctgctgcctctgtgaTACGTCATCTTAGCCAGGAGGATGATGATGACTTCATTCAAGGTCTAGTATGTTTATCTTACCCATTACATCGACCAAAACTTCAGTCCAAGCTCCGGGATGAAGATTTATTATTCATCAGGTGTCCAGTGCTGTTTGTCTCAGGATCAGCAGATGAGATGTGTGAAAAA CAACTGCTAGAAGGTGTGGCAAGCAAAATGAAAGCCCCTAAAAAAATCCATTGGATTGATAAAGCAAACCACGGGATGGTAGTCAAAGGACGAACAACGGATGATGTcatggaagaaataaatgcacaaGTGTTTTCTTGGCTTAGAGAGAATATTGAACTGGAGCAGAAATGA